The following are encoded together in the Oncorhynchus kisutch isolate 150728-3 linkage group LG8, Okis_V2, whole genome shotgun sequence genome:
- the LOC109895896 gene encoding glycerol-3-phosphate acyltransferase 4 isoform X1 → MGPFLDFNPFDNLLCILLGISFTVWFTLLLVFIIVPAIFGVSFGIRRLYMKTLLKIFEWATHRIERGAKDNNHLLYKPYSNAIIAKEPTSLEEEINEIRRRGSNRDLDSASEFEMSDIFYFCRRGVESIMDDEVTKRFSAEELESWNLLTRSNYNFQHISLRLTVLWGLGVVIRYGFLLPLRVTLAFTGVGLLVVLTSIIGFLPNGRMKNFLSEQVHLMCYRICVRALTAIITYHDSENKPKNGGICVANHTSPIDVIILASDGCYAMVGQIHGGLMGVIQKSMVKACPHIWFERSEVKDRHLVAKRLSDHVEDTTKLPILIFPEGTCINNTSVMMFKKGSFEIGSTVYPVAIKYDPRFGDAFWNSSQFGMVNYLLRMMSSWAIVCSVWYLPPMTREEGEDAVQFASRVKAAIARQGGLVDLLWDGGLKRGKVKDTFKEEQQKLYSKMLVGTQEDRSRS, encoded by the exons ATGGGCCCATTCTTAGACTTCAACCCTTTTGATAACCTGCTGTGCATTCTCTTGGGCATCTCCTTCACTGTGTGGTTCACCCTACTGCTCGTCTTCATCATCGTGCCTGCCATCTTTGGAGTGTCCTTTGGCATTCGCCGGCTCTACATGAAAACCTTACTGAAGATCTTTGAG TGGGCCACGCATAGAATTGAAAGAGGAGCCAAGGATAACAACCATCTCTTGTACAAGCCCTACTCGAATG CCATCATTGCCAAGGAGCCCACCTCCCTGGAGGAGGAGATTAATGAGATCCGGCGCCGTGGCAGTAACCGGGACCTGGACTCCGCTTCTGAGTTTGAGATGTCTGACATCTTCTACTTCTGCCGGCGAGGAGTGGAGAGCATCATGGACGACGAGGTGACCAAGAGGTTTTCTGCTGAGGAGCTGGAGTCATGGAACCTGCTGACCCGTAGCAACTATAACTTCCAGCACATCAGCCTGAGGCTGACGGTCCTGTGGGGGCTGGGGGTGGTGATCCGCTACGGCTTCCTGCTGCCTCTCAG GGTAACTCTTGCCTTCACCGGGGTGGGTCTTCTCGTCGTTCTCACCTCCATCATCGGGTTTCTTCCAAATGGGAG GATGAAGAACTTCCTCAGTGAGCAGGTGCATCTGATGTGTTACCGTATCTGTGTTAGAGCGCTCACTGCCATCATCACCTACCACGACAG TGAAAACAAGCCCAAGAATGGAGGGATCTGTGTGGCCAACCACACCTCACCCATCGACGTCATCATCTTGGCCAGTGATGGCTGCTATGCAATG GTTGGGCAAATCCATGGTGGTTTGATGGGCGTAATCCAGAAGTCTATGGTGAAAGCATGTCCACACATTTGGTTTGAACGCTCTGAAGTCAAAGACCGACATCTTGTGGCCAAAAG ATTGAGTGATCATGTAGAAGACACAACTAAACTTCCTATTCTCATTTTCCCCGAAG GCACCTGCATCAACAACACTTCAGTAATGATGTTTAAAAAAGGCAGCTTTGAGATTGGCTCCACAGTCTACCCTGTGGCCATCAAG TACGACCCCCGCTTTGGAGATGCCTTCTGGAACAGCAGCCAGTTTGGGATGGTCAACTACCTGCTGAGGATGATGAGCAGCTGGGCCATTGTGTGCAGTGTGTGGTACCTGCCACCCATGACCAGAGAG GAAGGAGAGGATGCAGTCCAGTTTGCCAGTCGGGTCAAAGCAGCTATCGCCAGGCAAGGAGGGCTGGTGGACTTGCTATG GGATGGCGGTTTAAAGCGAGGGAAAGTAAAAGATACATTCAAAGAGGAGCAACAAAAGTTATACAGCAAAATGCTAGTGGGAACCCAAGAGGACCGCAGTCGTTCTTGA
- the LOC109895896 gene encoding glycerol-3-phosphate acyltransferase 4 isoform X2, which yields MSDIFYFCRRGVESIMDDEVTKRFSAEELESWNLLTRSNYNFQHISLRLTVLWGLGVVIRYGFLLPLRVTLAFTGVGLLVVLTSIIGFLPNGRMKNFLSEQVHLMCYRICVRALTAIITYHDSENKPKNGGICVANHTSPIDVIILASDGCYAMVGQIHGGLMGVIQKSMVKACPHIWFERSEVKDRHLVAKRLSDHVEDTTKLPILIFPEGTCINNTSVMMFKKGSFEIGSTVYPVAIKYDPRFGDAFWNSSQFGMVNYLLRMMSSWAIVCSVWYLPPMTREEGEDAVQFASRVKAAIARQGGLVDLLWDGGLKRGKVKDTFKEEQQKLYSKMLVGTQEDRSRS from the exons ATGTCTGACATCTTCTACTTCTGCCGGCGAGGAGTGGAGAGCATCATGGACGACGAGGTGACCAAGAGGTTTTCTGCTGAGGAGCTGGAGTCATGGAACCTGCTGACCCGTAGCAACTATAACTTCCAGCACATCAGCCTGAGGCTGACGGTCCTGTGGGGGCTGGGGGTGGTGATCCGCTACGGCTTCCTGCTGCCTCTCAG GGTAACTCTTGCCTTCACCGGGGTGGGTCTTCTCGTCGTTCTCACCTCCATCATCGGGTTTCTTCCAAATGGGAG GATGAAGAACTTCCTCAGTGAGCAGGTGCATCTGATGTGTTACCGTATCTGTGTTAGAGCGCTCACTGCCATCATCACCTACCACGACAG TGAAAACAAGCCCAAGAATGGAGGGATCTGTGTGGCCAACCACACCTCACCCATCGACGTCATCATCTTGGCCAGTGATGGCTGCTATGCAATG GTTGGGCAAATCCATGGTGGTTTGATGGGCGTAATCCAGAAGTCTATGGTGAAAGCATGTCCACACATTTGGTTTGAACGCTCTGAAGTCAAAGACCGACATCTTGTGGCCAAAAG ATTGAGTGATCATGTAGAAGACACAACTAAACTTCCTATTCTCATTTTCCCCGAAG GCACCTGCATCAACAACACTTCAGTAATGATGTTTAAAAAAGGCAGCTTTGAGATTGGCTCCACAGTCTACCCTGTGGCCATCAAG TACGACCCCCGCTTTGGAGATGCCTTCTGGAACAGCAGCCAGTTTGGGATGGTCAACTACCTGCTGAGGATGATGAGCAGCTGGGCCATTGTGTGCAGTGTGTGGTACCTGCCACCCATGACCAGAGAG GAAGGAGAGGATGCAGTCCAGTTTGCCAGTCGGGTCAAAGCAGCTATCGCCAGGCAAGGAGGGCTGGTGGACTTGCTATG GGATGGCGGTTTAAAGCGAGGGAAAGTAAAAGATACATTCAAAGAGGAGCAACAAAAGTTATACAGCAAAATGCTAGTGGGAACCCAAGAGGACCGCAGTCGTTCTTGA